Genomic window (Subtercola endophyticus):
GTGCTGATGGATTACGACGTGCCGCGCATCCACCTCGACGCCGCCTCGGCCCTCACGCCCGGCATCGAGTCGCCCACGATCTCGCCGCTGGCCGACCCCGACTGGGTGGCCGTGCGGGCGATGGTGCCGCGGCTCGAGACCAACCTCATCATGGACGCCCTGTGGGAGGTCGGCGCGCGCGCCATTCTGGTGAGCCCGATTCACGCCGTGAGAATGTAGCGGACGGGGTCGAGAAATGAGCCTCGCCGTACGCGTCATTCCCTGCCTCGACGTGGCCGCCGGCCGCGTGGTGAAGGGCGTCAACTTCGAGAACCTGCGCGATGCGGGCGATCCCGTCGAGCTCGCCCGGCTGTATGCCGAGCAAGGTGCCGACGAGGTGACCTTCCTCGACGTGACCGCCACCGTCGACGAGCGCTCGACCACCTACGACATCGTGCGGCAGACGGCCGAACAGGTGTTCATTCCGCTGACCGTCGGCGGGGGAGTCCGCAGCACCGAAGACGTGGCGCGCCTGCTCGCCAGCGGCGCCGACAAAGTGGGCGTGAACAGCGCCGCCATCGCCCGGCCGGCCCTCATCGGCGAGATAGCCGATCGCTTCGGCGCGCAGGTGCTCGTGCTCTCACTCGACATCAAGCGCGGCCCCACGTTGTCGGGCGGCCGCACGGAATCGGGCTTCGTCGTCACCACCCACGGCGGCCGACGCGCGACCGAACTGGATGCCCTGGCCTGGGCCCAGACCGCCATCGAGCTCGGCGCGGGTGAACTGCTCGTCAACTCGATCGACGCCGACGGCACGAAAGACGGCTACGACCTCGAGCTGATCCGCCTCATGCGCGGCATCAGTACCGTGCCCGTGATCGCTTCTGGCGGCGCCGGAAAGACAAGCGACTTTCCCGAGGCGATCGCCGCCGGGGCCGATGCTGTGCTGGCCGCCTCGGTGTTCCACAACCGTGAATTGACCATCGCCGATGTCAAGTCGGCCCTCTCAGAAAGCGGGGTGGTGGTGCGATGAGCGACACAGCAGCTCTGGATGCCGCGGCTGGCGACACTGCAGCACTCGACATCGACGCAGCACTCGACATTGACGCGGTGCTCAGCCGGGCGACCTTCAACGACAAGGGGCTGCTGCCCGCGATCATCCAGCAGTTCGACAGCCACGAAGTGCTGATGCTGGGATGGATGGATGCCGAAGCCCTGCGCCGCACGTACACCAGCGGTCGCGTGACCTTCTGGTCGCGTTCACGCCAAGAGTACTGGCGCAAGGGCGACACCTCGGGGCACGCACAGTACGTTCGCGCTGCCGCGCTGGACTGCGATGGAGATACGCTCTTGGTACAGGTCGAGCAGATCGGCGCCGCCTGCCACACGGGCAACCACACTTGTTTCGACGGCGACGAACTGGCGCCGGTGCAGGGCTTTTCGCCGGCACAAAGCGTCAGCGATAGTAGCGACGACAAGTAGACGACAAGCAATATTGATAGCAAGCAATGGTGAGAGCAAGCAGATGGTGACGGCGGGCAGATGGTGACAACGCAGAGCAGGGCCGGCTCGACCTCGCGGCAGGAGTTCGATGAGCTGCTCGCCACGCATCGGGTGATTCCGGTCATCCGTACGCTCTTCGCCGACGGCGAGACGCCGATCGGCATCTACCGCAAGCTGAGCGACAACCGGCCGGGCACCTTCTTGCTCGAGTCGGCGGGCCAGGGCGGGGTCTGGTCGCGGTTCTCGTTCATCGGCGTGTCGAGCTACGGCGTGTTGAGCGTCGACGGCGACCGCGCCGTGTGGATGGGTTCTGGCCTCAGCACCTCCCGCGCCTTTCCGAACGGCATGCCCGGCGGGCCCCTCGAGGCCCTCGCGGCCCTCTACGAAGAGTGGAAGACCCCCGTCATCGCCGGCCACCCGCCGCTCACGGGCGGGCTCGTCGGCTTCATCGGCTGGGAGACGGTTCGCCAGATCGAGCACCTGCCCGACGCACCACCAGCCGACTTCGACATGCCGAGTCAGGCTCTTTCGTTCGTCTCCGACCTCATCGCGGTCGACCATCTGCTCGGAACCGTCACTCTGGTGTCGACGGTGCTCGCCGATCGTAAGAACCGAGAAGATTCCGGCGAGCTGTGGGCGGATGCGGTTGCCCGACTCGATTCGATGCAGCACCGCCTCTCGCGTCCGGCAGAGGCGTGGCTGGCGGAGGCCGACTTCGATGTCGTCGCTGCTCCCACCCCGCGAACGCTGCGTGAAGACTTTCTCGCCTCGATCGACGTCGCCAAAGAGCACATCAGGCAGGGTGACATCTTTCAGGTCGTCATCGCCCAGCGGTTCGATCTCGAATGCACGGCAGAGCCGATCGAGGTGTACCGCGTTCTGCGTACGCTGAACCCGAGCCCGTACATGTACCTGCTCAACCTCGAATCGCCCAGCCGGCGCCCCTACGCCATCGTCGGTTCGAGCCCCGAAGCGCTGGTCAAGGTCGAAAGCGGTCGGGCGTACACCCACCCGATCGCCGGATCGCGGCCGCGCGGGCACTCGATCGACGAAGACAACCGGCTCGAAGCCGACTTGCTGGCCGATCCGAAAGAGAAAGCCGAGCATCTCATGCTCGTCGACCTCGCCAGAAACGATCTGCTGAAGGTGTGCGCCGCGGGTTCCGTCGAGGTCACCGAGTTCATGCGCATCGAGCGTTTCAGCCACATCATGCACATCGTGTCGTCGGTCGAAGGCGAGCTTGCGCCCGACGTCACTGCGATCGACGTGTTCCGCGCGACGTTCCCGGCCGGCACGCTCTCGGGCGCACCGAAACCCCGCGCCATGCAGATCATCGACGACCTCGAGCCGGCTCAGCGCGGTGTCTACGGGGGAGTGGTCGGCTACTTCGACTTCGCCGGCGACGCCGACGTGGCCATCGCCATCCGCACCGCGGTGATCTCCGACGGCATCGCCCGGGTGCAGGCCGGCGGCGGTCTCGTTGCCGACTCCGACCCGAACTCGGAGTTCATCGAGTCGCAGAACAAGGCGGCGGCACCCTTGCGCGCCGTTGCCATCGCAAACGCCATGACGAGGGTCGGATGACCGGCAGCACAGATTCCCCAGAACTGAAGTCTGAAGAACAGAAGTCTGAAGAACAGAAGTCGTCGCAGTCGCGCCGCCTCAAGTCGCTGACGATCTTCGCCGTGGTCATCTGGAGCGCCCTCGTCTTTCTGGCCTGGTCGCAGCCGTGGTTCACGCTCAGCGCTCAAGGCCGCGCCGGCGACACGATCTCGGTCACCGTTCAGGGTGCCGCCGCGGCGCCCGCACTCTCGGCGCTCGCTCTCGCCGGGCTTGCTCTGGCAGCAGCACTGGCCATCGCCGGCCCCGTGGTGCGTATCGTGCTCGGCGTGCTCGAATTCGTGCTCGGTGCGTCGATTCTCGCTTCGACCATCGGCGCCCTCTCGAACCCCGTGCTGGCCGGGCAGTCTGCCGTCACGACAGCGACCGGGGTCACGGGCAATTCGTCGGTCCAGGCGATCGCCACGACCTCGGGGTCGTCGCTCTGGCCCTACCTCGCGCTGGTCGCGGGCACCCTCATGGCGCTCACGGGCATCCTGATCGTCATCACGATGCGCCGCTGGCCGGTGTCGGGCCGCAAGTACCAGCCCGTGCAGTTCGCGGCCGCGGATGGTCGTACCGCCGGTAATCCGGTCGACCTGATCAGTGACGAAGCGCAGTTCGACGAGGCCGAGCTCGACGATGCAGATGCAGAGGCAGATGCAGAGGCAGATCTCGACCGCGCAACCGACACGAGCGTGGCCGACACTTCTGACCAGATGACCGGCATCGACGAGGTGGCACGCGCCGCCGCCGTCGACAAGTGGGACAGCCTCAGCCGGGGTCAAGACCCGACGGCGTGACCCACGGCCCGATACACTTATTTTCGACCCGCGCACACACTTTTGAGGAGCACCATGAGCATTGAGTCAGCAGAACCGGGCCACGGCAGTTCGACCGCTTCGTGGACGGCGGTGGTCATCATGCTCGTAGCGTTCGCCATCGGCACCGTCGCGTTCTTCTTCTCCATCGTCTGGCTCGTCTGGGCCAGCGTCGGCCTGCTCGTCGCCGGTCTCCTCGTGGGATACGTGCTCGCCAAGCTGGGCTACGGCGTCGACGGAGCCAAAACAACCGCCAAGGGGCATTAGTACCAGTGCTCGAATCGCTTACCGCCGGCGCCGCAGAAGATGCGGCAGCCCGGCGAGAACTCGTCAGTTACGACGAGGTCGAACGTGCCGCACTCGAGAGCGAGCCGGCACTCGATGCCCTTGCCTTTCTCGCACCGGCCGAACGTGTCAAGATCATCGCCGAGGTGAAACGGGCCAGCCCGTCTCGCGGTGCGC
Coding sequences:
- the hisF gene encoding imidazole glycerol phosphate synthase subunit HisF; translation: MSLAVRVIPCLDVAAGRVVKGVNFENLRDAGDPVELARLYAEQGADEVTFLDVTATVDERSTTYDIVRQTAEQVFIPLTVGGGVRSTEDVARLLASGADKVGVNSAAIARPALIGEIADRFGAQVLVLSLDIKRGPTLSGGRTESGFVVTTHGGRRATELDALAWAQTAIELGAGELLVNSIDADGTKDGYDLELIRLMRGISTVPVIASGGAGKTSDFPEAIAAGADAVLAASVFHNRELTIADVKSALSESGVVVR
- a CDS encoding anthranilate synthase component I, producing MVTTQSRAGSTSRQEFDELLATHRVIPVIRTLFADGETPIGIYRKLSDNRPGTFLLESAGQGGVWSRFSFIGVSSYGVLSVDGDRAVWMGSGLSTSRAFPNGMPGGPLEALAALYEEWKTPVIAGHPPLTGGLVGFIGWETVRQIEHLPDAPPADFDMPSQALSFVSDLIAVDHLLGTVTLVSTVLADRKNREDSGELWADAVARLDSMQHRLSRPAEAWLAEADFDVVAAPTPRTLREDFLASIDVAKEHIRQGDIFQVVIAQRFDLECTAEPIEVYRVLRTLNPSPYMYLLNLESPSRRPYAIVGSSPEALVKVESGRAYTHPIAGSRPRGHSIDEDNRLEADLLADPKEKAEHLMLVDLARNDLLKVCAAGSVEVTEFMRIERFSHIMHIVSSVEGELAPDVTAIDVFRATFPAGTLSGAPKPRAMQIIDDLEPAQRGVYGGVVGYFDFAGDADVAIAIRTAVISDGIARVQAGGGLVADSDPNSEFIESQNKAAAPLRAVAIANAMTRVG
- the hisI gene encoding phosphoribosyl-AMP cyclohydrolase; translation: MSDTAALDAAAGDTAALDIDAALDIDAVLSRATFNDKGLLPAIIQQFDSHEVLMLGWMDAEALRRTYTSGRVTFWSRSRQEYWRKGDTSGHAQYVRAAALDCDGDTLLVQVEQIGAACHTGNHTCFDGDELAPVQGFSPAQSVSDSSDDK
- a CDS encoding Trp biosynthesis-associated membrane protein; protein product: MTGSTDSPELKSEEQKSEEQKSSQSRRLKSLTIFAVVIWSALVFLAWSQPWFTLSAQGRAGDTISVTVQGAAAAPALSALALAGLALAAALAIAGPVVRIVLGVLEFVLGASILASTIGALSNPVLAGQSAVTTATGVTGNSSVQAIATTSGSSLWPYLALVAGTLMALTGILIVITMRRWPVSGRKYQPVQFAAADGRTAGNPVDLISDEAQFDEAELDDADAEADAEADLDRATDTSVADTSDQMTGIDEVARAAAVDKWDSLSRGQDPTA
- a CDS encoding DUF6704 family protein produces the protein MSIESAEPGHGSSTASWTAVVIMLVAFAIGTVAFFFSIVWLVWASVGLLVAGLLVGYVLAKLGYGVDGAKTTAKGH